Proteins encoded together in one uncultured Desulfosarcina sp. window:
- a CDS encoding glycosyltransferase family 4 protein: MPNHGGQDRPLNICLLSYRSNPHCGGQGVYLKNLSRALADIGHRVEVVSGPPDPMLDDDIPVHRPACLDLYNPENLFRVPTLKELSDPVNVMEWAGVSTMGFPEPFTFGIRAQRFLRTRMGRYDIVHDNQSLSYGIWSIAKQIPTVATIHHPITVDRDIAVRSVRPFWKKLKHLRWFSFIGMQKRVSRTLRRIITVSECAREDIAKDFKISRDRFSVVPNGINTDLFHPLPDIPREPGRIIVTNSSDVPLKGLYYLLHAVTQVAAKRDIRLVVIGTPKKNGGITRLIRRLGIGDRITFTGRVSDAEFVRQYARAAMAVVASVYEGFGLPAGEAMACGVPVISTTGGALPEVVGDAGMLVPPKDSPALAKAITDMLDHPDKAAELGRLGYQRVQRHFTWRRAAEKTVEAYRKTIDDYR; the protein is encoded by the coding sequence ATGCCGAATCATGGCGGGCAGGACCGACCCTTGAACATATGCCTGTTGAGCTACCGGAGCAACCCGCACTGTGGGGGCCAGGGCGTCTACCTGAAGAACCTGAGCCGGGCGCTTGCGGATATCGGCCACCGGGTGGAGGTGGTTTCCGGACCGCCGGACCCCATGCTGGACGATGACATTCCCGTCCATCGCCCGGCTTGCCTGGACCTGTACAACCCGGAGAATCTGTTTCGGGTGCCGACCCTGAAAGAATTGTCGGACCCGGTCAATGTCATGGAGTGGGCTGGGGTGTCTACCATGGGGTTTCCCGAACCGTTTACCTTCGGGATTCGCGCCCAGCGTTTTCTGCGCACCCGCATGGGGCGCTACGACATCGTTCACGACAACCAGAGCCTCTCCTACGGCATCTGGTCCATTGCCAAGCAAATCCCCACCGTGGCCACCATTCACCACCCCATTACGGTGGACCGGGACATCGCCGTGCGCTCGGTTCGGCCGTTCTGGAAAAAGCTCAAACACCTGCGCTGGTTCTCTTTCATCGGCATGCAGAAGCGGGTTTCGCGCACCTTGCGCCGGATTATCACCGTCTCCGAATGCGCCCGGGAGGACATCGCCAAGGACTTTAAGATTTCCCGCGACCGGTTTTCTGTGGTGCCCAACGGCATCAACACCGATCTTTTCCATCCCTTGCCCGACATTCCCCGGGAACCGGGCCGCATCATCGTGACCAACAGCTCCGACGTACCGCTCAAGGGTCTTTACTATCTGCTGCACGCCGTGACCCAGGTGGCCGCCAAAAGAGACATCCGGCTGGTGGTCATCGGCACCCCTAAGAAAAATGGCGGTATCACCCGCCTGATCCGCCGGCTGGGAATCGGCGACCGGATCACCTTTACCGGCCGGGTCAGCGACGCGGAATTCGTCCGCCAGTATGCCCGGGCCGCCATGGCCGTAGTTGCATCCGTGTACGAGGGATTCGGCCTGCCGGCGGGCGAGGCCATGGCCTGCGGCGTGCCGGTGATCAGCACCACCGGCGGGGCCCTGCCCGAGGTGGTCGGAGATGCGGGTATGCTGGTTCCGCCCAAAGACAGCCCGGCCCTGGCAAAAGCGATTACCGACATGCTGGACCATCCCGACAAAGCCGCCGAACTGGGCCGCCTGGGATACCAGCGGGTCCAGCGCCACTTCACCTGGCGGCGCGCTGCCGAAAAAACGGTGGAAGCCTACCGGAAGACCATCGATGATTACCGTTGA
- a CDS encoding class I SAM-dependent methyltransferase, with the protein MITVDFSRLNVPPGSRILDIGCGSGRHTCEAYRLKEIQVTGADLNPRDLLEARGRLEYHDQLGEHGGGTWSLSAADVTRLPFADECFDLVICSEVLEHIPDHGKAMGEIVRVLKPGKPLVVSVPRWLPERICWALSDEYFNANQGHVRIYRKKDLIRRLERTGTRFLDHHYAHSIHSPYWWLKCLVGPTRTDSTAVNLYHRLLTWDIMQKPWITRFVDRLLNPLLGKSLVLYFRKI; encoded by the coding sequence ATGATTACCGTTGACTTCTCACGCCTGAACGTTCCGCCCGGCAGCCGCATCCTGGATATCGGCTGCGGATCGGGCCGCCATACCTGCGAGGCCTATCGCCTGAAAGAAATCCAGGTTACCGGAGCGGACCTCAACCCCCGGGACCTGCTCGAAGCCCGCGGCCGGTTGGAATATCACGACCAGTTGGGCGAACACGGAGGCGGCACCTGGAGCCTTTCGGCGGCCGACGTTACCCGCCTGCCCTTTGCCGACGAGTGCTTCGACCTGGTGATCTGCAGCGAAGTTTTAGAGCACATCCCGGATCACGGCAAGGCCATGGGAGAAATCGTCCGGGTGCTCAAACCGGGCAAGCCGCTGGTGGTCAGCGTGCCCCGCTGGCTGCCCGAACGCATCTGCTGGGCCCTTTCCGACGAATACTTCAATGCCAACCAGGGCCATGTGCGCATCTATCGCAAAAAAGACCTGATCCGGCGCCTGGAGCGGACCGGCACCCGTTTTCTTGACCATCACTATGCCCACAGCATCCACTCACCCTACTGGTGGCTCAAGTGCCTGGTGGGGCCGACCCGCACCGATTCGACAGCGGTGAACCTCTACCACCGCCTGCTGACCTGGGACATCATGCAGAAGCCCTGGATTACACGCTTTGTCGATCGCCTGCTCAATCCCTTGCTGGGGAAGAGTCTGGTCTTGTACTTCCGGAAAATCTGA